A genomic window from Thermococcus nautili includes:
- a CDS encoding ribonuclease P protein component 4 yields MGKKFLRKKEQREKKRIARERVETLFTLAERVFPYSPELADRYVEIALAVQQKAKIRLPRKWKRRYCKRCHSFLVPGKNARVRLRSKPYPHVVIKCLNCGHIMRYPYLREKKARRKGEET; encoded by the coding sequence GTGGGGAAGAAGTTCCTGAGAAAGAAGGAGCAGAGGGAGAAGAAAAGGATAGCGAGGGAGCGCGTTGAGACGCTCTTTACCCTCGCGGAAAGGGTTTTTCCATACAGCCCAGAGCTGGCGGACAGATACGTTGAGATAGCCCTTGCCGTCCAGCAGAAGGCCAAGATAAGACTCCCGAGGAAGTGGAAGCGTCGCTACTGCAAGCGCTGTCACTCATTCCTCGTCCCGGGAAAGAACGCGCGCGTGAGGCTGAGGAGCAAGCCCTACCCCCACGTCGTCATAAAGTGTCTCAACTGCGGGCACATAATGCGCTACCCGTACCTGCGGGAGAAAAAAGCGAGGAGAAAAGGGGAGGAAACCTAA
- a CDS encoding PH0542 domain-containing protein — protein MDEEFDLREALATGEGLQEVIARATVNKEFLKEVIELLDDDLWTVQKNALRVVVEVLRDMPELHDSLITKLMVMLRKSEAVPLTQEIARAFGVLAEIAPGKVAKIVPVIFANYRVGDPKIKVNATYVLEEIMRVRPSLLGNVFRDIGFMLTSKETSDKLAALNFILALSENGMKYVTPFLPKLFALLHDKNELVRASAVETLVALGETNEKLRKIVMSKLEEVKDDRSELVQKKLKEGLSRLIILDRGV, from the coding sequence ATGGACGAGGAGTTCGACCTTAGGGAGGCACTGGCAACGGGGGAGGGCCTTCAGGAGGTCATAGCGAGGGCAACGGTCAACAAGGAGTTCCTCAAGGAGGTAATAGAACTCCTCGATGACGACCTGTGGACAGTTCAGAAGAACGCCCTCCGCGTCGTCGTCGAAGTTCTGAGGGACATGCCCGAGCTGCACGACTCGCTTATAACCAAGCTCATGGTCATGCTCAGGAAGAGCGAGGCGGTTCCCCTCACCCAGGAGATAGCCAGGGCCTTCGGCGTTCTGGCCGAGATTGCCCCGGGCAAGGTGGCAAAGATAGTGCCGGTAATCTTCGCCAACTACCGCGTTGGAGACCCGAAGATAAAGGTGAACGCGACCTACGTCCTTGAGGAAATAATGCGCGTCAGACCCAGCCTGCTCGGCAACGTCTTCCGCGACATAGGCTTCATGCTGACCTCAAAGGAAACCTCCGACAAGCTCGCGGCGCTCAACTTCATTCTCGCGCTCAGCGAGAACGGAATGAAGTATGTAACTCCCTTCCTGCCCAAGCTCTTCGCTCTCCTCCACGACAAGAACGAGCTCGTGCGTGCGAGCGCCGTCGAGACGTTAGTTGCACTCGGCGAAACCAACGAAAAGCTCAGAAAGATAGTGATGTCAAAGCTTGAGGAGGTAAAGGACGACCGGAGCGAACTCGTTCAGAAGAAGCTGAAAGAGGGGCTCTCAAGACTCATCATTCTCGACAGAGGTGTCTGA
- a CDS encoding outer membrane protein assembly factor BamB family protein, with the protein MKRSVPVILVALLAFLLLGSVSASQSPVLWKGTVCDNVKYQKSIEAVALTEDAVYAACSYRQVMNSSGLVEVYYLGVLSAFSTNGSRLWQNSSGYTVKLVPTGDDVLAGSFGALLKFDKKGRIVSLYDVVNKLYDFVVSDGVAYVADGDFFLYNGSRSYKGHVYAVKLGENLTGIWNLTFDDMITRVRAGDGIIYASSGFPSGYVGSFQFGSLYGISPEGKLLWNVSLGHWVRDMEVWKGNAVLGTGWDNSKGRLYVVSPAGKVLLNESLFYTEDILVLNDTAYIGGYDGKNGTLVAVELPSGKTLWERKFPYRVKTLAYTDGVLLAGTGKFQSKTENGTTYIYSVGNLYAINPKDGKTLGELPNTGYVRSIAVKGSEAVIGTASSTFYVIDVSAMKGSQKSSICGPGFIVLLAALVLLLRRFT; encoded by the coding sequence ATGAAGCGAAGCGTTCCAGTGATTTTGGTGGCTTTGCTGGCGTTTCTTCTGCTCGGAAGCGTTTCAGCGTCCCAGAGTCCAGTGCTGTGGAAGGGGACGGTCTGCGATAACGTGAAGTACCAGAAAAGCATAGAGGCCGTTGCCCTGACGGAGGATGCAGTCTACGCCGCCTGCTCCTACCGGCAGGTCATGAACTCGAGCGGTCTCGTTGAGGTCTACTACCTAGGTGTCCTATCGGCCTTTTCCACCAACGGTTCTAGGCTGTGGCAGAACTCCTCTGGATACACCGTCAAGCTCGTCCCCACCGGAGATGACGTTCTCGCTGGCAGTTTCGGCGCCCTCCTCAAGTTCGATAAGAAGGGCCGCATAGTGTCGCTCTACGACGTCGTGAACAAGCTCTATGACTTCGTGGTTTCAGATGGGGTTGCCTACGTAGCCGACGGGGACTTCTTCCTGTACAACGGCTCCCGCTCCTACAAGGGGCACGTTTACGCGGTGAAGCTCGGTGAAAACCTGACGGGCATCTGGAACCTTACCTTCGACGATATGATTACCCGCGTTAGGGCTGGCGACGGCATCATCTACGCGAGCTCCGGTTTTCCATCGGGCTACGTTGGAAGCTTCCAGTTCGGTTCCCTCTACGGGATATCCCCCGAGGGAAAGCTCCTCTGGAACGTCAGCCTCGGCCACTGGGTTCGCGACATGGAGGTCTGGAAGGGCAACGCGGTTCTTGGAACCGGCTGGGACAACTCTAAGGGCCGTCTCTACGTGGTCTCCCCTGCCGGGAAGGTGCTCCTCAACGAGAGCCTCTTTTACACCGAGGATATACTGGTTCTGAACGATACCGCTTACATCGGAGGCTACGACGGCAAGAACGGAACTCTGGTAGCCGTTGAGCTGCCCTCAGGAAAGACCCTCTGGGAGAGGAAGTTCCCCTACCGCGTTAAGACCCTGGCCTACACCGACGGCGTTCTCCTGGCCGGAACCGGCAAGTTCCAGAGCAAGACCGAGAACGGAACGACCTACATCTACAGCGTTGGCAACCTATACGCCATCAACCCAAAGGACGGAAAGACCCTCGGTGAGCTTCCAAACACGGGCTACGTCAGGAGCATAGCGGTGAAGGGCAGCGAGGCGGTAATCGGAACGGCGAGCTCAACGTTCTACGTGATTGATGTCAGCGCCATGAAAGGAAGCCAGAAGAGCTCCATATGCGGGCCTGGGTTCATAGTTCTCCTCGCAGCCCTTGTCCTGCTCCTGCGGAGGTTCACATAG
- a CDS encoding coiled-coil domain-containing protein, with protein sequence MLKKSSKGRLTWDYIRDRHSEVIEEFKTLRNWDEVKSAIPESETLGDYSLLALEAIAAVIRELRIERSFLSERIENLNRKLEELGTSHRELSYSVDKRLKELEARISELEQRTLFLEGVEAIVPRMNELEEKLDRLPAELFKRVEETYGKKADEHLRKLVEERVEELREELKREVLGVSVDLAKALRELQEHYEKLVEENVRLRGLAKENDKLRKKLVERERELEELKKRLAMFQEMAKRVDALSEKIGKYEERLKEIRAIEKELVALTGAKDALSAIEVIKSDFIPKSKFEKTLNEIRSLLAEAESLKEENERLRRENEKLKEALKTLLQERLGETSDSDTSVENDES encoded by the coding sequence ATGCTCAAGAAGTCATCGAAGGGCAGGCTGACTTGGGACTACATTCGAGACCGGCATTCCGAGGTTATCGAGGAATTCAAGACCCTGCGTAACTGGGACGAGGTTAAATCCGCTATCCCTGAGTCCGAAACTCTTGGCGACTACTCCCTTCTTGCCCTTGAAGCAATAGCGGCCGTTATCCGGGAACTCCGCATCGAACGCTCCTTTCTGAGCGAGAGAATAGAGAACCTCAACCGCAAGCTTGAGGAGCTCGGTACTTCTCACAGGGAACTCAGCTACTCCGTTGACAAACGGCTCAAGGAGCTTGAGGCCAGGATTTCAGAGCTGGAGCAGAGGACGCTTTTCCTTGAGGGCGTCGAGGCTATAGTCCCGAGGATGAACGAGCTTGAGGAGAAGCTTGACCGCCTCCCGGCTGAGCTCTTCAAGCGTGTTGAGGAGACCTATGGGAAGAAGGCCGATGAGCACCTCAGGAAGCTCGTCGAGGAGCGGGTTGAGGAGCTGAGGGAAGAGCTCAAGCGCGAGGTTCTCGGTGTAAGCGTTGACCTCGCCAAGGCCCTTAGGGAGCTTCAGGAGCACTACGAGAAGCTCGTTGAGGAGAACGTCCGGCTCAGGGGGCTGGCGAAGGAGAACGATAAGTTAAGAAAGAAGCTCGTCGAGCGGGAGCGCGAGCTGGAGGAGCTGAAGAAGAGGCTCGCAATGTTCCAGGAGATGGCCAAGCGCGTTGATGCCCTGAGCGAGAAGATTGGTAAGTACGAAGAGAGGCTTAAGGAGATTCGGGCAATCGAGAAGGAGCTGGTGGCCCTGACCGGTGCAAAGGACGCCCTCTCGGCGATTGAGGTCATCAAGAGCGATTTCATTCCCAAGTCCAAGTTCGAAAAGACATTAAACGAGATAAGGTCGCTCCTGGCGGAGGCCGAGTCGCTGAAGGAAGAGAACGAGCGCCTAAGACGGGAGAACGAGAAGCTTAAGGAGGCCCTTAAGACGCTCCTCCAGGAGAGGCTCGGTGAAACGAGTGATTCAGACACCTCTGTCGAGAATGATGAGTCTTGA
- a CDS encoding CheF family chemotaxis protein, translated as MAVTETRVKVAIISSWKGSGRVNWRDALGVIQHDRLILKYLRMGEVVGEDNFPFSTLSDLAVNVPDNYKLNPEKEHFGLKFYVPGRGDLTLILTIGDNLLIYDEKKFKEFVHTIFETLINGKAVRIQLARIKGGAINMDSKWQDGSLRIVSVKSAKKGRTERNIVVLDPDMRPIPIFSDVEDMDVEEVDMDGKKVQAWKIKHFYISETVTSYLYIPEKKTRLFILRYLLKYIPGYFEFIMKVSKEFPTLQAEFKEVMEKELKELESLDETEKQILMALYSGLNPLEIHQFLGLSEREIEEIYDRMIDKGLLKIVMIRKVVDLTREGRKIVNKLIEYGLVSM; from the coding sequence ATGGCGGTAACGGAAACCAGGGTCAAGGTAGCCATCATATCGTCCTGGAAGGGCTCGGGCCGTGTGAACTGGCGCGATGCCCTCGGGGTTATTCAACACGATAGGCTTATTCTAAAGTATCTTCGCATGGGTGAGGTCGTCGGCGAGGACAACTTCCCATTCTCAACGCTCAGCGACCTGGCCGTCAACGTTCCCGACAACTACAAGCTCAACCCGGAGAAGGAGCACTTTGGATTGAAGTTTTACGTTCCCGGAAGGGGCGACCTCACGCTCATCCTAACGATTGGTGACAACCTCCTTATATACGATGAGAAGAAGTTCAAGGAGTTCGTCCACACGATTTTTGAAACCCTGATAAACGGAAAGGCTGTCAGGATACAGCTCGCAAGGATAAAGGGCGGAGCGATAAACATGGACTCCAAGTGGCAGGACGGTTCGCTGAGAATAGTCTCCGTCAAGTCCGCCAAGAAGGGAAGAACCGAGAGGAACATCGTGGTTCTTGACCCCGACATGAGGCCCATCCCAATATTCTCGGACGTTGAGGACATGGACGTCGAGGAAGTCGACATGGACGGCAAGAAGGTTCAGGCTTGGAAGATAAAACACTTCTACATCAGCGAGACGGTAACGTCCTACCTCTACATCCCCGAGAAGAAGACGAGGCTCTTCATCCTGCGCTACCTGCTCAAGTACATACCAGGCTACTTTGAGTTCATCATGAAGGTCTCGAAGGAGTTCCCAACGCTCCAGGCGGAGTTCAAGGAGGTAATGGAGAAAGAACTTAAAGAACTCGAAAGCCTCGACGAGACTGAGAAGCAGATACTCATGGCGCTCTACTCCGGCCTCAACCCGCTTGAGATACACCAGTTCCTCGGCCTCAGCGAGAGGGAAATCGAGGAAATCTACGACAGGATGATAGACAAGGGGCTCCTCAAGATAGTCATGATAAGGAAGGTCGTTGACCTCACGAGGGAAGGAAGAAAAATAGTGAACAAACTAATCGAATACGGCCTCGTCTCTATGTGA
- a CDS encoding methyl-accepting chemotaxis protein: protein MQFRKKILLTMVAAVLVTLLIGATIVGYYTMRMKGQVHTVLNEQLNDQLPKMMAEGIQKPIEEEAGTISVGAAKLGAKLFDDYFEKMRMMGKVAIEAVEVAYSNYPPNSDQFRAFLLNRFRAVKNLDPNVAYVYFGSADGNMYMWPDEPLPEGYDPRKRPWYQEAVAKNGPVWTEPYKDASTGKWIVTYSEPIYVNGKLVGVIGVDVFVSTLIEQAKEIKIGQSGYIAIINQQGTVIVHPNESLVQKLNINDVDSLKPIADVLKEGKDEGWVVYEFQGVQKVAGYKRMKTTGWIVLAVVPLHELTDPLTNSIEGVLKQSTEKITAQITSTLDQAIRDSMLGSLLAAVVGLLMIALAYKVLNDTLKPLDQLRGIAQALADGRLSEVSTRLKQIRYLEDDEIGALIKAFEAVGKDLVGTLNTIAAKLERLAEGDLSNGLSMEAKGELREILEDLRDTTHKLKGLIGEIVEVTNELEKKANVLAQISSDVTEAINQVNEAVQQVSIEAQRQQEHINEITEGMRFVAETSAESVRAMEEFEGAVTEVVNIATEGREKSEVSARQIESIQETMEEIETAVRKVAEMSRSIEEITDVITNIAEQTNLLALNAAIEAARAGEAGRGFAVVAQEIRKLAEESKQAADNIKNIIDQITTEIKDAVESTQRGVSVVGESAETLRETVTYLTNIADLLQEASGRMGEVKEQIIRTQEEVDKALRALENLAASAEETTASAEEVSSAVEEQTAATEELERAANDLKNIVEQLRNIISKFKL from the coding sequence GTGCAATTCCGCAAAAAGATACTCCTGACTATGGTAGCAGCTGTTTTGGTCACGCTCCTCATTGGGGCGACGATAGTTGGCTACTACACGATGAGGATGAAGGGCCAGGTCCACACTGTTCTGAACGAACAGCTAAACGACCAGTTGCCGAAGATGATGGCAGAGGGCATTCAGAAGCCCATTGAAGAGGAAGCCGGAACAATTTCTGTTGGCGCGGCCAAGCTCGGTGCGAAGCTCTTCGATGATTACTTCGAGAAGATGCGAATGATGGGAAAGGTTGCAATAGAGGCCGTTGAGGTTGCCTACAGCAACTATCCTCCAAACAGCGACCAGTTCAGGGCTTTTCTCCTGAACCGATTCAGGGCCGTTAAAAACCTCGACCCAAACGTCGCTTACGTGTACTTCGGAAGCGCTGACGGTAACATGTACATGTGGCCTGACGAGCCCCTGCCTGAAGGCTACGACCCGAGGAAGAGGCCCTGGTATCAGGAGGCCGTCGCGAAGAACGGCCCCGTCTGGACCGAGCCCTACAAGGACGCCTCAACTGGGAAGTGGATTGTAACCTATTCTGAACCTATTTACGTCAACGGCAAGCTCGTCGGCGTCATAGGCGTTGACGTCTTCGTATCCACCCTCATCGAGCAGGCCAAGGAGATAAAGATTGGCCAGAGCGGTTACATAGCAATAATCAACCAGCAGGGAACCGTTATAGTTCACCCCAACGAGAGCCTCGTTCAGAAGCTGAACATCAACGACGTTGACTCCCTCAAGCCGATAGCGGACGTCCTCAAGGAGGGTAAAGACGAAGGATGGGTCGTTTACGAGTTCCAAGGAGTTCAGAAGGTCGCCGGCTACAAGAGGATGAAGACCACCGGCTGGATAGTACTCGCAGTTGTTCCGCTCCACGAACTAACGGACCCGCTGACGAACTCAATTGAAGGTGTTCTCAAGCAGAGCACCGAGAAAATAACAGCACAGATTACCTCAACGCTCGACCAGGCAATTAGAGACTCAATGCTAGGCTCGCTTCTCGCGGCGGTTGTTGGATTGCTCATGATAGCCCTCGCCTACAAGGTTCTCAACGACACGCTCAAGCCTCTTGACCAACTCAGAGGCATTGCCCAGGCCCTTGCAGATGGAAGACTAAGTGAAGTCAGTACTAGACTCAAGCAGATTCGGTACCTTGAGGACGATGAGATTGGTGCGCTCATCAAGGCCTTCGAGGCCGTAGGAAAGGACCTGGTTGGTACTCTGAACACGATAGCGGCCAAGCTTGAGCGCTTGGCTGAAGGCGACCTGAGCAACGGCCTCAGCATGGAGGCCAAGGGCGAGCTCAGGGAAATCCTTGAAGACCTCCGCGACACAACCCACAAGCTCAAGGGCCTAATCGGGGAGATAGTTGAGGTCACGAACGAGCTTGAAAAGAAGGCCAACGTGCTGGCGCAGATATCGAGCGACGTCACCGAGGCCATCAATCAGGTCAACGAGGCCGTTCAGCAGGTCAGCATTGAAGCGCAGAGGCAGCAGGAGCACATCAACGAGATTACCGAGGGAATGCGCTTTGTAGCAGAAACCAGCGCCGAGAGCGTCAGAGCAATGGAAGAGTTCGAAGGCGCAGTTACCGAGGTGGTTAACATAGCCACGGAGGGAAGGGAGAAGAGCGAAGTCTCGGCCAGGCAGATAGAGAGCATACAGGAGACGATGGAGGAGATAGAGACCGCGGTCAGGAAAGTTGCGGAGATGAGTAGGAGTATTGAGGAGATTACGGATGTGATTACGAACATTGCTGAGCAGACTAATCTCTTGGCTCTTAACGCGGCCATTGAGGCGGCTCGTGCTGGGGAAGCTGGTAGGGGCTTCGCGGTAGTTGCCCAGGAGATTAGGAAGCTTGCCGAGGAGAGCAAACAGGCCGCTGACAACATCAAGAACATCATCGACCAGATAACCACCGAAATCAAGGACGCAGTGGAGAGCACCCAGCGCGGTGTCTCAGTCGTGGGTGAGAGTGCGGAAACGCTCAGAGAGACCGTCACGTATCTTACGAACATTGCTGACCTTCTCCAGGAGGCTAGTGGTCGGATGGGTGAGGTTAAGGAGCAGATTATTCGTACGCAGGAGGAGGTTGATAAGGCGTTGCGTGCTTTGGAGAATCTTGCCGCTAGTGCTGAGGAAACTACTGCCAGTGCTGAGGAGGTTAGTTCTGCCGTTGAAGAGCAGACTGCAGCAACAGAAGAACTCGAAAGAGCAGCAAACGACCTCAAAAACATCGTCGAACAGCTCAGAAACATCATCAGCAAATTCAAGCTGTGA